A window of the Cystobacter fuscus genome harbors these coding sequences:
- a CDS encoding type I polyketide synthase, whose amino-acid sequence MSGQANDTSYGDLMKRALLKLQEAQSKIESYERERHEGIAIVGVGCRFPGGVSDPAGYWRLLSEGTDTITEVPPERWNAEGFYHPDPDQPGRIYCRYGSFLREIDQFEPRFFGISPREAARMDPQHRLLLEVAWEAMERSGRSPSSLSGTRTGVFIGLMGQDYTQIATQSPELIDAHTGSGNSPSIASGRLSYTFGFQGPSLTLDTACSSSLVAVHLAIRSLRQRETDFALAGGVNLVLSPIATLIESRTHMLSPDGRCKTFDAAANGIGRGEGCGLVFLRRLSDALADGDPIIAVLRGSAVNQDGRTSGITVPNGLAQQHVIQDALRDAQVEARQVGYVEAHGTGTALGDPIELEALASVYGDKASRKQPLVVGSVKTNLGHLEGAAGISGLIKSALCLANEEIPPHLHLRNPTPHVDWSRLFVEIPTARRSWQGTEPRFAAVSSFGFSGTNAHIILESAPRPREFPQGVERPLHLLALSARSSGSLRRLADSIAEDLSGARKGALADVCHTANIGRSAMEERVAFVAPGSEEMVAALRAFGRGEPGTPETRVEGRKEAGAPRIAFLFTGQGAQYVGMGRELFETHPGFRRDLLRYEEILRPHLERPLTEVLFQEGSAALDETRYTQPALVALELALAGLLRSWGLRADAVLGHSVGEYAAAIFAGVLEPEAGLPLVAERARLMQGLPERGAMRAVFAEEARVVRAIAGHPRVSLAAINGPRNVVISGEESSVEAISQELAAEGIESRRLNVSHAFHSPLMQPMVAEFERVASRVRFQTPRVALISNLDGAEGGEALTQPGYWARHVLQPVRFADGIQALVRRGVRVFLEIGPKPSLLNLARDVVASEEALWLETLHARRSDWTGLLRSLSELHVRGAGVDWARFDAGYGRARVALPTYPFERQRYWLDAPAPWSRQGRRSTLHPLLGARWDSAALREGTTVFSSELTAGALPFLTDHRVYGKAVVPAAALVEMVASAAVQQLGTEALTLEDLSLHQPLVLPDAQARVVQTLLESHGEAGFTCKVVSKGDERSEEGAGARAPWITHVTCRVSALSALPPSAEREAWRQSCPTPVSIEELTAAIAQRGLDYGPSLQLLSSLHRGPGAALSFSQAEDRSGSYRVHPALFDTCLRTGAAITPLSPGDALHLPVGIQRLELYRPLPERIWTHARQRVAEGSVGHPVTDMTLCAEDGTVVAALTGLSVRKAERDALLRGLDSDFMDWLYQLTWTPHVAKEESRPVSQSWVLFADEGGFGAELMEVLTQRGDRCTLVRRGNEFSSGPDGIRLDPGSAAHFGQLLSAWEGEPPTGLLYLWGLDEDLDTGFSLAGLEAAQIPGCLGALHLTQALGRTSWAKMPRLVIVTRGTQRLPSDAQAPRIAQAPLWGFGQAVATELPELRCLRVDLAGERRREELGAFVRALLLPERETQVAVRGGALYTARLGRARLRASPEKKPAISAEASYLIAGGLGGLGLRLAVWLADRGARHLVLLGRRGPSPEVQGQLEALEARGVRVQVALVDLSSREEVAEVLNEMRGAPPLRGIFHSAGVLRDGTIGNQTAERFREVMASKVQGAWNLHELSAGLELDFFVCFSSVASLIGTPGQSNYVAANAFLDALAHLRHAQGRPATTINWGSWAEAGMAARLVQADTGRPGALGFGLIPVAQGLSILERLLGGASPQLGVFPVDWTLLTQQLPGLAGQALIQAFVGGVPLREQPSAFRQQLDAALPNRRMELLRHHVERLVAATLGLAESEKIAGGERLFELGVDSLLAVEIRNRLMSNLGRSLRSTLVFDFPTVDGLVAHLAGELGMGVDAQKPEEAPRQEQETLAAEIQGLSEQELTSLIDQELESVLSS is encoded by the coding sequence ATGTCAGGGCAAGCAAACGATACGAGCTACGGCGACTTGATGAAGCGAGCGCTCCTGAAGTTGCAGGAGGCGCAATCGAAGATCGAGTCCTACGAGCGGGAGCGGCACGAGGGCATCGCCATCGTCGGCGTGGGGTGCCGGTTCCCGGGTGGAGTCTCGGACCCGGCGGGCTACTGGCGCCTGCTCTCCGAGGGCACGGACACCATCACCGAGGTCCCACCCGAGCGCTGGAACGCGGAAGGCTTCTACCACCCCGATCCGGATCAACCGGGGCGGATCTATTGCCGGTACGGCAGCTTCCTGCGGGAGATCGACCAGTTCGAGCCGAGGTTCTTCGGGATCTCCCCGCGCGAGGCGGCGCGGATGGATCCCCAGCACCGGCTCTTGCTGGAGGTCGCGTGGGAGGCGATGGAGCGCTCCGGGCGCAGTCCCTCCTCGCTGAGCGGGACGCGGACGGGTGTGTTCATCGGCCTGATGGGGCAGGACTACACCCAGATCGCCACCCAGTCCCCCGAGCTGATCGACGCCCACACGGGCTCTGGGAACAGCCCGAGCATCGCCTCGGGCCGGCTCTCCTACACCTTTGGCTTCCAGGGCCCCAGCCTCACGCTCGACACGGCGTGCTCCTCGTCGCTCGTCGCGGTCCACCTCGCGATCCGGAGTCTGAGACAGCGTGAGACCGACTTCGCGCTCGCGGGCGGCGTGAACCTGGTGCTCTCCCCGATCGCGACGCTGATCGAGTCGCGGACCCACATGCTCTCGCCTGACGGGCGCTGCAAGACCTTCGACGCCGCGGCCAACGGGATTGGAAGGGGCGAGGGCTGCGGGCTGGTCTTCCTGCGTCGCCTCTCGGATGCCCTGGCGGACGGCGATCCCATCATCGCGGTGCTCCGAGGCTCGGCCGTCAACCAGGATGGCCGGACCAGCGGGATCACCGTTCCGAACGGGCTCGCCCAGCAGCACGTGATCCAGGATGCGCTCCGGGACGCCCAGGTCGAAGCACGGCAGGTGGGCTATGTCGAGGCGCACGGCACCGGGACGGCGCTCGGCGACCCCATCGAGTTGGAGGCGCTCGCCTCCGTCTACGGTGACAAGGCCAGCCGGAAGCAGCCGCTGGTGGTCGGCTCGGTGAAGACGAACCTGGGCCACCTCGAGGGTGCGGCGGGAATCTCGGGCTTGATCAAGTCGGCCCTGTGTCTGGCGAACGAGGAGATCCCGCCCCACCTCCACCTGCGCAACCCCACGCCCCACGTCGACTGGAGCCGGCTGTTCGTCGAGATCCCCACCGCGCGGCGGAGCTGGCAGGGGACGGAGCCGCGCTTCGCCGCCGTGAGCTCGTTCGGTTTCTCGGGGACGAATGCGCACATCATCCTCGAGTCGGCGCCGCGCCCGCGGGAGTTCCCCCAGGGCGTGGAGCGCCCGCTGCACCTGTTGGCGCTCTCGGCCCGTTCGAGCGGGAGCCTGCGCCGGCTGGCGGACTCGATCGCGGAGGACCTCTCCGGGGCGCGCAAGGGAGCGCTCGCGGACGTCTGCCACACGGCGAACATCGGACGGAGCGCGATGGAGGAGCGCGTGGCCTTCGTGGCGCCGGGCTCCGAGGAGATGGTGGCCGCGCTGCGCGCGTTCGGCCGCGGCGAGCCCGGCACCCCCGAGACTCGCGTGGAAGGACGGAAGGAAGCCGGGGCGCCGCGCATCGCGTTCCTCTTCACCGGCCAGGGAGCCCAGTACGTGGGAATGGGCCGGGAGCTGTTCGAGACGCACCCGGGCTTCCGTCGCGACCTTCTCCGCTATGAGGAGATCCTGAGGCCTCACCTCGAGCGGCCGCTGACCGAGGTGCTCTTCCAGGAGGGCAGCGCTGCCCTGGACGAGACCCGGTACACCCAGCCGGCGCTCGTGGCCCTGGAGCTTGCCCTGGCGGGACTGCTGCGCTCATGGGGGCTGCGGGCCGATGCGGTCCTGGGCCACAGCGTTGGCGAGTACGCGGCGGCCATCTTCGCCGGAGTCTTGGAGCCCGAGGCGGGCCTCCCGTTGGTCGCCGAGCGCGCCCGGCTGATGCAGGGGCTGCCCGAGCGGGGTGCGATGCGGGCCGTGTTCGCCGAGGAGGCGCGCGTGGTTCGGGCGATCGCCGGCCATCCCCGGGTGAGCCTGGCGGCCATCAACGGGCCGCGCAACGTCGTGATCTCCGGAGAGGAGAGCTCGGTCGAGGCCATCTCCCAGGAGCTGGCCGCCGAGGGAATCGAGAGCCGGCGCCTGAATGTCTCGCACGCGTTCCACTCGCCGCTGATGCAGCCGATGGTGGCGGAGTTCGAGCGCGTGGCCAGCCGCGTGCGGTTCCAGACGCCTCGGGTCGCGTTGATCTCCAACCTCGATGGCGCGGAAGGGGGAGAGGCCCTCACCCAGCCCGGCTACTGGGCCCGTCACGTCCTCCAGCCCGTTCGCTTCGCCGACGGGATCCAGGCGCTCGTCCGCCGAGGCGTGCGCGTCTTCCTCGAGATCGGCCCGAAGCCGTCCTTGTTGAACCTCGCGCGGGATGTCGTGGCCTCGGAGGAGGCGCTGTGGCTGGAGACGCTGCACGCGCGCCGCTCGGACTGGACGGGCCTGCTCCGCTCCCTCTCCGAGCTCCATGTGCGCGGCGCGGGGGTGGACTGGGCGCGCTTCGATGCCGGCTACGGACGCGCGCGGGTCGCCCTGCCGACCTACCCGTTCGAGCGCCAGCGGTACTGGCTGGATGCTCCCGCGCCCTGGTCCCGCCAGGGCAGACGCTCCACGCTCCACCCCTTGCTGGGTGCCCGGTGGGACTCCGCGGCGCTGCGGGAGGGGACCACGGTCTTCTCCAGCGAGCTCACCGCGGGAGCCTTGCCCTTCCTGACGGATCACCGCGTCTACGGCAAGGCGGTGGTTCCCGCCGCGGCGCTCGTGGAGATGGTGGCCTCGGCGGCGGTGCAACAGCTCGGCACGGAGGCCCTGACGTTGGAGGATCTCTCGCTCCACCAGCCCCTGGTCCTGCCCGACGCACAGGCGCGGGTCGTCCAGACCCTCCTGGAGAGCCACGGGGAGGCGGGCTTCACGTGCAAGGTGGTGAGCAAGGGGGACGAGCGCTCGGAGGAGGGAGCGGGCGCGCGCGCCCCTTGGATCACCCACGTGACCTGCCGTGTCTCGGCGCTGAGCGCGCTCCCACCCTCGGCCGAGCGGGAGGCGTGGCGCCAGAGCTGCCCCACACCCGTCTCCATCGAGGAGCTCACCGCGGCGATCGCCCAGCGGGGGCTGGACTACGGGCCCTCGCTGCAATTGCTGTCGTCGCTCCACCGGGGACCAGGCGCCGCGCTCTCGTTCAGCCAGGCGGAGGATCGGAGCGGGAGCTACCGCGTCCATCCGGCCTTGTTCGACACGTGTCTGCGGACAGGGGCCGCGATCACGCCGCTGTCGCCAGGTGATGCGCTGCACCTGCCGGTCGGCATCCAGCGGCTCGAGCTCTACCGGCCGCTGCCGGAGCGGATCTGGACCCATGCCCGGCAGCGTGTCGCGGAGGGGTCGGTGGGACACCCCGTCACCGACATGACCCTGTGTGCCGAGGATGGCACGGTGGTCGCCGCGCTCACGGGGCTCTCCGTGCGCAAGGCCGAGAGGGACGCGTTGCTGCGCGGCCTCGACAGCGACTTCATGGATTGGCTGTACCAGCTCACCTGGACTCCGCACGTGGCCAAGGAGGAGTCCCGCCCCGTCAGCCAGAGCTGGGTGCTCTTCGCCGACGAGGGGGGCTTCGGCGCCGAGCTCATGGAGGTGCTCACGCAGCGTGGGGATCGCTGCACCCTGGTGCGCAGGGGGAACGAGTTCAGCAGCGGCCCGGACGGAATTCGTCTCGATCCAGGCTCCGCTGCCCACTTCGGTCAGTTGCTGTCGGCCTGGGAGGGCGAGCCCCCCACCGGACTGCTCTACCTGTGGGGGCTCGATGAGGACCTGGATACCGGGTTCTCGCTGGCCGGGCTCGAGGCCGCGCAGATCCCAGGTTGCCTGGGCGCGCTGCACCTGACGCAGGCCCTGGGGCGGACCTCGTGGGCCAAGATGCCCCGGCTCGTCATCGTCACACGGGGGACCCAGCGCCTGCCCTCCGACGCACAGGCTCCGCGCATCGCCCAGGCCCCGCTGTGGGGCTTCGGTCAGGCCGTGGCCACCGAGCTGCCGGAGCTGCGCTGCCTTCGCGTCGATCTGGCGGGGGAGCGGCGTCGCGAGGAACTCGGAGCGTTCGTGCGCGCGCTCTTGCTCCCGGAGCGGGAGACCCAGGTGGCCGTGCGTGGCGGGGCCCTGTACACCGCGCGGCTCGGGCGCGCCCGGCTTCGCGCGAGCCCGGAGAAGAAGCCGGCCATCTCCGCGGAGGCTTCCTATCTCATCGCGGGTGGTCTGGGTGGGCTCGGGCTCCGCCTCGCCGTGTGGCTGGCGGACCGGGGTGCCCGTCACCTCGTCCTGCTGGGGCGGCGGGGTCCTTCACCAGAGGTCCAGGGGCAGCTCGAGGCGCTGGAGGCGCGAGGCGTGCGCGTCCAGGTCGCTCTCGTGGATCTCTCCTCGCGCGAGGAAGTGGCGGAGGTCCTGAACGAGATGCGAGGCGCGCCGCCCCTGCGCGGCATCTTCCACTCCGCGGGGGTGCTCCGCGACGGCACCATTGGCAACCAGACGGCCGAGCGCTTCCGCGAGGTCATGGCCTCCAAGGTCCAGGGCGCATGGAACCTGCACGAGCTGAGCGCCGGGCTGGAGCTGGACTTCTTCGTCTGCTTCTCCTCGGTCGCCTCGCTCATTGGCACGCCAGGCCAGTCCAACTACGTCGCCGCGAATGCCTTCCTCGACGCGCTGGCCCACCTGCGGCATGCCCAGGGCAGGCCCGCGACGACGATCAACTGGGGCTCCTGGGCCGAGGCCGGAATGGCCGCGCGGCTCGTCCAGGCGGACACGGGGCGCCCGGGTGCCCTGGGCTTTGGACTCATCCCGGTGGCGCAAGGGCTGAGCATCCTCGAACGGCTTCTGGGCGGGGCGAGCCCCCAGCTCGGCGTCTTCCCCGTGGACTGGACACTCCTGACGCAGCAGTTGCCGGGATTGGCGGGCCAGGCGCTCATCCAGGCCTTCGTCGGTGGGGTACCCCTCCGGGAGCAGCCTTCGGCCTTCCGCCAGCAGTTGGACGCGGCCCTGCCGAACCGGCGGATGGAGTTGCTGCGCCATCACGTGGAGCGGCTGGTCGCCGCGACCCTGGGCCTGGCGGAGTCGGAGAAGATCGCGGGAGGTGAGCGTCTGTTCGAGCTGGGTGTCGACTCGCTGCTGGCGGTCGAGATCAGGAACCGGCTCATGAGCAACCTCGGCAGGAGCCTCCGTTCGACCCTCGTCTTCGACTTTCCCACGGTGGACGGGCTCGTCGCGCACCTCGCCGGAGAGCTGGGAATGGGCGTGGATGCCCAGAAGCCCGAGGAGGCCCCGCGGCAGGAGCAGGAGACGCTCGCCGCGGAGATCCAGGGTTTGTCGGAACAGGAATTGACCTCACTCATCGACCAGGAGCTGGAGAGCGTGCTCTCCAGCTGA